In Cucurbita pepo subsp. pepo cultivar mu-cu-16 chromosome LG04, ASM280686v2, whole genome shotgun sequence, the following are encoded in one genomic region:
- the LOC111792923 gene encoding transmembrane protein 258-like, giving the protein MAPKPVTSPVPEAWYPTLAVLMIAVGLIITASFFIYEATTSRKNRSLATELTRGAVASVFLGFGSLFLLLASGVYV; this is encoded by the exons ATG GCTCCGAAACCTGTTACGAGTCCCGTCCCCGAAGCCTGGTACCCAACCCTTGCGGTCTTGATGATCGCTGTTGGCCTTATCATTACCGCCTCGTTTTTCAT CTATGAAGCTACAACTTCTAGGAAAAACCGTAGTCTGGCCACGGAACTTACGAGAGGAGCCGTTGCCTCAGTTTTCTTG GGTTTTGGATCCTTGTTCTTGCTGCTTGCTTCTGGTGTTTATGTCTAA
- the LOC111792920 gene encoding beta-galactosidase-like isoform X2 encodes MWPGLIQKAKDGGLDVIETYVFWNGHEPSPNKYHFEDRYDLVKFIKLVHQAGLYVHLRIGPYVCAEWNLGGFPVWLKFVPGISFRTDSEPFKEAMQKFVTKIVDIMKFEKLYHSQGGPIIMSQIENEYGPTEWEIGAPGKSYTKWAAQMAVGLGTGVPWVMCKQEDAPDPVIDTCNGFYCENFKPNRDYKPKIWTEVWSGWYAEFGGPIPYRPVEDLAFSVAKFVQNGGSMFNYYMYHGGTNFARTSGGPFIATSYDFDAPIDEFGLVREPKWSHLKELHKAIKMCEPALVSVDPTVTWLGKNQEARVFKSSSGSCAAFLGNYDTSSSAMVSFWNTQYHLPPWSISILPDCKSVAFNTAEVGVRSSNIQMTPVTSFGWQSYKEEIVTPYAQDTITKNGLVEQVHLTWDTTDYLWYMTDIKIDPSEGFLKGGEWPLLTIFSAGHALHVFINGQLFGTVYGSLENPKLTFSKYVELKAGDNKLAILSVSIGLPNVGLYFDTWNVGVLGPVTLKGLQEGTRDMSGYKWSYKVGLRGELMNLHSVRGSNSVRWANGKWLVEKEPLTWYKTTFTTPGGNEPLALDLSTMGKGQIWVNGRSIGRYFSGYIAHNGCNNCTYPGIFTEKKCLTNCGESSQRWYHVPREWLLSSGNLLVVFEEFGGNPGGISLVKRTTV; translated from the exons ATGTGGCCGGGCCTCATACAGAAGGCCAAAGATGGAGGGTTGGATGTTATAGAGACATATGTATTCTGGAATGGCCATGAACCTTCTCCTAACAAG TATCATTTTGAGGATAGATACGATTTGGTGAAATTTATAAAGCTGGTTCACCAAGCAGGCTTATATGTTCATCTCCGTATTGGTCCATATGTCTGTGCAGAATGGAACCTTGG TGGATTTCCTGTTTGGCTAAAGTTTGTTCCTGGCATTTCCTTTAGGACAGACAGTGAACCCTTCAAG gAGGCTATGCAAAAATTTGTTACGAAGATCGTGGATATAATGAAGTTTGAGAAGCTGTATCACTCCCAGGGAGGACCTATTATTATGTCTCAG ATTGAGAATGAATATGGTCCAACGGAATGGGAAATAGGTGCCCCCGGTAAATCTTACACCAAATGGGCTGCTCAAATGGCAGTAGGCCTTGGCACTGGAGTGCCATGGGTTATGTGCAAGCAAGAGGATGCCCCTGACCCTGTG ATTGACACCTGCAATGGGTTTTACTGtgaaaatttcaaaccaaaCCGGGATTATAAGCCCAAAATATGGACAGAAGTCTGGAGCGGTTG GTACGCTGAATTTGGTGGCCCAATACCTTACAGGCCAGTCGAGGACTTAGCCTTTTCTGTTGCAAAATTCGTACAGAATGGCGGTTCTATGTTCAACTATTATATG TATCATGGAGGAACTAACTTTGCGCGAACATCTGGTGGGCCTTTCATTGCCACTTCCTATGACTTTGATGCTCCGATTGATGAATTTG GCCTAGTAAGGGAACCAAAATGGAGTCATTTAAAAGAGTTGCACAAAGCTATCAAGATGTGTGAACCCGCTTTAGTATCAGTAGATCCTACCGTTACTTGGCTAGGGAAAAATCAAGAG GCTCGTGTCTTTAAGTCAAGTTCTGGGTCATGTGCTGCCTTCCTAGGAAATTATGACACATCATCTTCTGCAATGGTCAGCTTTTGGAACACCCAATACCACCTACCACCATGGTCCATCAGCATCCTTCCTGACTGCAAATCTGTAGCGTTCAACACTGCAGAG GTTGGGGTTCGAAGTTCGAATATTCAGATGACGCCAGTTACTTCATTTGGGTGGCAATCatacaaagaagaaattgttACTCCTTATGCTCAGGATACAATAACCAAGAATGGGTTAGTGGAGCAAGTTCATCTCACCTGGGATACAACAGATTATCTGTGGTACATGACAGA TATAAAAATTGATCCAAGTGAAGGATTCCTGAAGGGCGGAGAGTGGCCTCTTCTCACCATCTTTTCAGCAGGCCATGCTTTGCATGTTTTCATAAATGGCCAGCTATTCG GAACTGTATATGGGAGTTTGGAGAATCCCAAATTGACATTCAGTAAATACGTTGAACTAAAGGCAGGGGATAACAAGCTTGCCATACTCAGTGTTTCTATTGGTCTTCCG AATGTTGGCCTGTATTTCGACACTTGGAATGTTGGCGTTTTAGGCCCGGTGACGTTGAAGGGTCTGCAAGAGGGCACGAGAGACATGTCGGGATATAAATGGTCATACAAG GTTGGGTTAAGAGGAGAACTCATGAATCTTCATTCTGTTCGTGGAAGTAATTCAGTTAGATGGGCAAACGGGAAATGGTTGGTCGAAAAAGAACCCCTCACCTGGTACAAG ACCACTTTCACTACCCCGGGAGGCAATGAACCACTAGCTTTAGATTTGAGCACAATGGGTAAAGGTCAAATATGGGTGAACGGTCGAAGCATCGGTCGTTATTTTTCGGGTTATATCGCGCACAACGGTTGTAACAACTGCACTTATCCTGGAATCTTTACTGAGAAGAAATGTCTTACAAACTGTGGAGAGTCCTCTCAAAGATG GTACCACGTTCCTCGCGAATGGTTGCTATCGAGCGGCAACTTACTGGTAGTTTTTGAAGAATTTGGTGGAAATCCTGGTGGGATTTCTTTGGTTAAGAGAACTACGGTGTGA
- the LOC111792920 gene encoding beta-galactosidase-like isoform X1 translates to MSKIVLLFLCLFSWVCFATDSVTYDRKAVIINGQRRILISGSIHYPRSTPQMWPGLIQKAKDGGLDVIETYVFWNGHEPSPNKYHFEDRYDLVKFIKLVHQAGLYVHLRIGPYVCAEWNLGGFPVWLKFVPGISFRTDSEPFKEAMQKFVTKIVDIMKFEKLYHSQGGPIIMSQIENEYGPTEWEIGAPGKSYTKWAAQMAVGLGTGVPWVMCKQEDAPDPVIDTCNGFYCENFKPNRDYKPKIWTEVWSGWYAEFGGPIPYRPVEDLAFSVAKFVQNGGSMFNYYMYHGGTNFARTSGGPFIATSYDFDAPIDEFGLVREPKWSHLKELHKAIKMCEPALVSVDPTVTWLGKNQEARVFKSSSGSCAAFLGNYDTSSSAMVSFWNTQYHLPPWSISILPDCKSVAFNTAEVGVRSSNIQMTPVTSFGWQSYKEEIVTPYAQDTITKNGLVEQVHLTWDTTDYLWYMTDIKIDPSEGFLKGGEWPLLTIFSAGHALHVFINGQLFGTVYGSLENPKLTFSKYVELKAGDNKLAILSVSIGLPNVGLYFDTWNVGVLGPVTLKGLQEGTRDMSGYKWSYKVGLRGELMNLHSVRGSNSVRWANGKWLVEKEPLTWYKTTFTTPGGNEPLALDLSTMGKGQIWVNGRSIGRYFSGYIAHNGCNNCTYPGIFTEKKCLTNCGESSQRWYHVPREWLLSSGNLLVVFEEFGGNPGGISLVKRTTV, encoded by the exons ATGTCAAAGATTGTGctgttgtttttgtgtttgttttcatGGGTTTGTTTTGCAACGGACTCCGTGACTTATGATCGCAAAGCCGTGATCATTAATGGCCAGAGAAGAATTTTGATTTCTGGCTCTATTCATTACCCAAGAAGCACACCCCAG ATGTGGCCGGGCCTCATACAGAAGGCCAAAGATGGAGGGTTGGATGTTATAGAGACATATGTATTCTGGAATGGCCATGAACCTTCTCCTAACAAG TATCATTTTGAGGATAGATACGATTTGGTGAAATTTATAAAGCTGGTTCACCAAGCAGGCTTATATGTTCATCTCCGTATTGGTCCATATGTCTGTGCAGAATGGAACCTTGG TGGATTTCCTGTTTGGCTAAAGTTTGTTCCTGGCATTTCCTTTAGGACAGACAGTGAACCCTTCAAG gAGGCTATGCAAAAATTTGTTACGAAGATCGTGGATATAATGAAGTTTGAGAAGCTGTATCACTCCCAGGGAGGACCTATTATTATGTCTCAG ATTGAGAATGAATATGGTCCAACGGAATGGGAAATAGGTGCCCCCGGTAAATCTTACACCAAATGGGCTGCTCAAATGGCAGTAGGCCTTGGCACTGGAGTGCCATGGGTTATGTGCAAGCAAGAGGATGCCCCTGACCCTGTG ATTGACACCTGCAATGGGTTTTACTGtgaaaatttcaaaccaaaCCGGGATTATAAGCCCAAAATATGGACAGAAGTCTGGAGCGGTTG GTACGCTGAATTTGGTGGCCCAATACCTTACAGGCCAGTCGAGGACTTAGCCTTTTCTGTTGCAAAATTCGTACAGAATGGCGGTTCTATGTTCAACTATTATATG TATCATGGAGGAACTAACTTTGCGCGAACATCTGGTGGGCCTTTCATTGCCACTTCCTATGACTTTGATGCTCCGATTGATGAATTTG GCCTAGTAAGGGAACCAAAATGGAGTCATTTAAAAGAGTTGCACAAAGCTATCAAGATGTGTGAACCCGCTTTAGTATCAGTAGATCCTACCGTTACTTGGCTAGGGAAAAATCAAGAG GCTCGTGTCTTTAAGTCAAGTTCTGGGTCATGTGCTGCCTTCCTAGGAAATTATGACACATCATCTTCTGCAATGGTCAGCTTTTGGAACACCCAATACCACCTACCACCATGGTCCATCAGCATCCTTCCTGACTGCAAATCTGTAGCGTTCAACACTGCAGAG GTTGGGGTTCGAAGTTCGAATATTCAGATGACGCCAGTTACTTCATTTGGGTGGCAATCatacaaagaagaaattgttACTCCTTATGCTCAGGATACAATAACCAAGAATGGGTTAGTGGAGCAAGTTCATCTCACCTGGGATACAACAGATTATCTGTGGTACATGACAGA TATAAAAATTGATCCAAGTGAAGGATTCCTGAAGGGCGGAGAGTGGCCTCTTCTCACCATCTTTTCAGCAGGCCATGCTTTGCATGTTTTCATAAATGGCCAGCTATTCG GAACTGTATATGGGAGTTTGGAGAATCCCAAATTGACATTCAGTAAATACGTTGAACTAAAGGCAGGGGATAACAAGCTTGCCATACTCAGTGTTTCTATTGGTCTTCCG AATGTTGGCCTGTATTTCGACACTTGGAATGTTGGCGTTTTAGGCCCGGTGACGTTGAAGGGTCTGCAAGAGGGCACGAGAGACATGTCGGGATATAAATGGTCATACAAG GTTGGGTTAAGAGGAGAACTCATGAATCTTCATTCTGTTCGTGGAAGTAATTCAGTTAGATGGGCAAACGGGAAATGGTTGGTCGAAAAAGAACCCCTCACCTGGTACAAG ACCACTTTCACTACCCCGGGAGGCAATGAACCACTAGCTTTAGATTTGAGCACAATGGGTAAAGGTCAAATATGGGTGAACGGTCGAAGCATCGGTCGTTATTTTTCGGGTTATATCGCGCACAACGGTTGTAACAACTGCACTTATCCTGGAATCTTTACTGAGAAGAAATGTCTTACAAACTGTGGAGAGTCCTCTCAAAGATG GTACCACGTTCCTCGCGAATGGTTGCTATCGAGCGGCAACTTACTGGTAGTTTTTGAAGAATTTGGTGGAAATCCTGGTGGGATTTCTTTGGTTAAGAGAACTACGGTGTGA
- the LOC111792924 gene encoding beta-galactosidase-like — protein MFKMFKMSKIMALFLGLVLWVCSSGMASVTYDHKALIINGRRRILISGSIHYPRSTPQMWPDLIQKAKDGGLDVIETYVFWNGHEPSPGQYYFEDRYDLVRFVKLVQQAGLYVHLRIGPYVCAEWNFGGFPVWLKYVPGIAFRTDNGPFKAAMHKFTEKIVNMMKGEKLYQNQGGPIILSQIENEYGPVEWEIGAPGKSYTKWAAQMAVGLDTGVPWVMCKQEDAPDPVIDTCNGFYCENFWPNKKYKPKMWTEAWTGWYTEFGGPVPYRPVEDLAYSVARFIQNGGSLVNYYMYHGGTNFGRTAGGPFIATSYDYDAPIDEYGLLREPKWGHLRDLHKAIKLCEPALVSVDPTVSSLGSNQEAHVFKTRSGSCAAFLANYDASSSARVSFGNNQYDLPPWSVSILPDCKTAIFNTAKVRAPSTQIKMTPVSSFSWHSYNEETASAYADDTTTMAGLVEQISVTRDTTDYLWYMTDIRIDPNEGFLKSGQWPLLTIFSAGHALHVFINGQLSGTVYGSLDHPKLTFSKYVNLRPGVNKLSMLSVAVGLSNVGVHYETWNAGVLGPVTLKGLNEGTRDMSGYRWSYKVGLKGEAMNLHSVSGSSSVEWVTGSLVAQKQPLTWYKTTFNAPGGNEPLALDMSSMGKGQVWVNGQSIGRHWPAYTARGSCGKCSYAGIFTEKKCHSNCGEPSQRWYHVPRSWLKPSGNILVVFEEWGGNPHGISLVKRSTS, from the exons ATGTTCAAAATGTTCAAAATGTCAAAGATTATGGCGTTGTTTCTGGGTTTGGTTTTGTGGGTTTGTTCATCAGGAATGGCCTCTGTAACTTATGACCACAAAGCCTTAATCATCAATGGCCGGAGGAGAATCTTGATCTCTGGCTCTATTCATTACCCAAGAAGCACTCCCCAG ATGTGGCCGGACCTTATACAGAAGGCCAAAGATGGAGGGTTGGATGTTATTGAAACATATGTGTTCTGGAATGGCCATGAGCCTTCTCCTGGACAG TATTATTTTGAGGATCGATACGATTTGGTGAGATTTGTGAAGCTTGTTCAACAAGCAGGCTTGTATGTTCATCTCCGGATTGGGCCATATGTTTGTGCAGAATGGAACTTTGG TGGATTTCCTGTTTGGTTAAAGTATGTTCCTGGGATTGCCTTTAGGACAGACAATGGACCCTTTAAG GCTGCTATGCATAAATTCACCGAGAAGATTGTGAATATGATGAAGGGGGAGAAGTTATATCAAAACCAGGGAGGACCCATTATTCTGTCTCAG ATTGAGAATGAGTATGGACCGGTGGAGTGGGAGATAGGTGCTCCTGGTAAATCTTACACCAAATGGGCTGCTCAAATGGCTGTAGGTCTTGACACTGGAGTGCCGTGGGTGATGTGCAAGCAAGAGGATGCGCCTGACCCTGTG ATTGACACCTGCAATGGATTTTACTGTGAAAATTTCTGGCCGAACAAGAAATATAAGCCCAAAATGTGGACAGAAGCCTGGACTGGTTG GTACACTGAGTTTGGAGGTCCAGTTCCTTACAGGCCAGTTGAAGACTTAGCCTACTCTGTAGCAAGATTCATACAGAATGGTGGTTCTTTAGTTAATTATTATATG TACCATGGAGGAACCAACTTCGGTCGAACTGCGGGCGGGCCATTCATTGCCACTAGCTACGACTACGACGCTCCGATCGACGAGTATG GTCTATTAAGGGAACCGAAATGGGGTCATCTAAGGGATCTGCATAAAGCCATCAAGTTGTGTGAGCCTGCTTTAGTGTCGGTAGATCCTACTGTGTCATCGTTAGGTAGCAACCAAGAG GCTCATGTCTTCAAGACGAGATCAGGGTCATGTGCTGCTTTTCTAGCCAATTATGATGCATCCTCCTCTGCTAGAGTCAGCTTTGGAAATAATCAATATGACCTACCACCTTGGTCTGTCAGCATCCTTCCTGACTGCAAAACTGCCATTTTCAACACTGCAAAA GTCAGGGCACCGAGCACACAGATTAAGATGACGCCGGTTAGTTCATTTTCATGGCATTCATACAATGAAGAAACTGCCTCTGCTTATGCTGATGATACAACCACCATGGCCGGGTTAGTGGAGCAAATAAGTGTCACCCGGGACACAACAGATTATCTGTGGTACATGACAGA TATAAGAATCGACCCAAATGAAGGCTTCCTGAAGAGCGGACAATGGCCTCTCCTCACCATCTTTTCAGCAGGCCATGCATTGCATGTCTTCATAAATGGCCAACTATCTG GAACTGTTTATGGGAGTTTGGATCATCCCAAATTAACATTCAGTAAATACGTTAATCTAAGGCCAGGAGTTAACAAGCTTTCCATGTTGAGTGTTGCCGTTGGTCTCTCG AATGTCGGCGTGCATTACGAGACTTGGAATGCTGGTGTTTTAGGCCCTGTCACTTTGAAGGGACTAAATGAGGGGACAAGAGACATGTCTGGATATAGATGGTCGTACAAG GTTGGCTTGAAAGGAGAAGCCATGAATCTTCATTCTGTTAGTGGAAGTAGCTCTGTTGAATGGGTGACAGGCTCATTGGTGGCTCAAAAACAGCCCCTCACATGGTACAAG ACAACTTTCAATGCCCCGGGAGGCAATGAACCGTTGGCTCTAGATATGAGTAGCATGGGTAAAGGTCAGGTATGGGTTAACGGTCAGAGCATCGGGCGCCATTGGCCTGCATATACCGCTCGGGGTAGCTGTGGCAAATGCAGCTATGCGGGAATCTTTACTGAAAAGAAATGTCATTCTAACTGTGGAGAACCGTCACAGAGATg gtaTCATGTTCCTCGTTCTTGGTTGAAACCGAGTGGGAACATATTGGTGGTTTTTGAAGAATGGGGTGGCAATCCTCACGGGATCTCTTTGGTTAAGAGATCCACTTCTTGA
- the LOC111792926 gene encoding GATA transcription factor 21-like, whose protein sequence is MAPPYRDSFPSNHDDLLRYSSSSDHHLFFPTTPLDSSPSSPLSFPLFPDLHRSNPDHPHSLGFHHQEDDQVHESNQEVETGLSFTIWKSETSSNDHNRNDSVKWSSSSSSSSSKIRLVINYNQTETPTKTIDALRNFQDLNPMPPSPSPSDQTNKRNTLNDGGGAIIRTCSDCNTTKTPLWRSGPRGPKSLCNACGIRQRKARRAMAEAANGGNSTAVVLKTNKAIIKPAATMKRKHKEVVATTTAAAASAAGGGGRRKLCVEDVKMGRRLSEISSTYQRVFPQDEREAAILLMTLSYGLLHG, encoded by the exons ATGGCTCCGCCTTATCGAGACTCGTTTCCCTCCAATCACGACGATCTTCTTCGCTACTCTTCCTCCTCCGATCATCATCTCTTCTTCCCTACCACCCCGCTCGACTCTTCTCCCTCCTCTCCGCTTTCTTTCCCGCTCTTTCCCGATCTCCATCGTTCCAACCCTGATCATCCTCACTCGTTAGGGTTCCATCACCAG gAGGATGATCAAGTTCATGAAAGCAATCAAGAAGTGGAAACTGGCCTAAGCTTTACAATTTGGAAGAGTGAAACTTCAAGCAATGATCATAACCGTAACGATTCGGTCAAGTggtcgtcttcttcctcttcttcgtcttccaAGATCAGGTTGGTTATAAATTATAACCAAACCGAGACACCCACCAAGACGATCGATGCCCTCCGGAATTTCCAAGATCTCAACCCGATGCCACCGTCACCGTCCCCGTCCGATCAGACCAACAAACGAAACACGTTAAACGACGGCGGTGGCGCAATTATCAGAACCTGTTCCGATTGCAACACCACAAAAACTCCCCTTTGGAGAAGCGGCCCAAGAGGTCCCAAG TCATTATGTAACGCCTGCGGAATCCGGCAGAGAAAAGCAAGACGAGCAATGGCGGAAGCGGCGAACGGCGGAAACTCGACGGCGGTAGTTTTGAAAACAAACAAGGCGATAATAAAACCAGCGGCGACAATGAAgagaaaacacaaagaagTGGtcgccaccaccaccgccgccgccgcttcCGCCGCTGGGGGTGGAGGGAGAAGGAAGCTTTGTGTTGAAGATGTGAAAATGGGGAGGCGATTGAGCGAGATTTCTTCAACTTACCAACGAGTTTTCCCGCAGGATGAAAGAGAAGCTGCCATTTTGCTTATGACTCTATCTTATGGGCTTCTTCAtggttga
- the LOC111792930 gene encoding uncharacterized protein LOC111792930: MADPRASLSSLSSPPSLPPNDQLPRRFKVVWRVLLISNFALSAYMFASARKKDLGQMENDEAEKDLGQLENDGIEKCSDSEIMEIPSTLMVDTTGIVTENISEDQHQKPFHWIVDGWREKTGSSKK, from the exons ATGGCGGACCCACGAGCATCACTGTCATCTCTATCTTCACCGCCGTCTTTACCTCCCAATGATCAGCTACCCAGACGCTTCAAGGTCGTCTGGCGAGTTCTACTGATCTCCAATTTCGCCCTTTCAG CCTACATGTTTGCAAGTGCAAGGAAGAAAGATTTGGGGCAAATGGAGAACGATGAAGCAGAAAAAGATTTGGGTCAACTGGAAAATGATGGAATAGAAAAATGCAGTGATAGTGAAATAATGGAAATACCCTCAACATTGATGGTGGATACCACTGGCATAGTTACAGAGAACATCTCGGAAGATCAGCACCAAAAACCATTCCACTGGATTGTTGatggttggagagaaaaaacaGGTTCGAGTAAAAAATGA
- the LOC111792925 gene encoding glutamate-rich WD repeat-containing protein 1, whose amino-acid sequence MVRSIKNLKKVKRKSKGSRNGAGASSSSVPSMPAKVWQPGVDKLDEGEELQCDPSAYNSLHAFHIGWPCLSFDIVRDSLGLVRTEFPHTVYLVAGTQAEKASWNSIGIFKISNVSGKRRELLPNKPETDDADMDSDSSDSDEDSEDEEDGGSKAPILQLRKVAHEGCINRIRAMQQNPHICASWSDSGHVQIWDFSSHLNTLAESEAEVSQGESSVFNQAPLMKFKHKDEGYAIDWSPLVPGRLLSGDCKNFIHLWEPSSGTSWNVDAAPFVGHSASVEDLQWSPTEPHVFASSSVDGNIAIWDVRSGKSPAAYFKAHNADVNVISWNRLASCMLASGCDDGTFSIRDLRLLKEGDSVVAHFEYHKHPITSIEWSPHEASTLAVSSSDNQLTIWDLSLEKDEEEEAEFKAKTKEQVNAPEDLPPQLLFVHQGQKDLKELHWHAQIPGMVVSTAADGFNILMPSNIQTTLPSDVAA is encoded by the exons ATGGTTCGGAGCATCAAAAACCTCAAGAAAGTCAAGAGAAAAAGCAAG GGTTCGAGGAATGGGGCTGGAGCGTCTTCTTCATCGGTACCTTCAATGCCCGCAAAGGTCTGGCAACCGGGAGTGGATAAGTTGGACGAAGGAGAGGAACTTCAATGTGACCCCTCTGCATACAACTCTCTCCATGccttccacattggttggccCTGTTTGAg CTTCGATATTGTTCGTGACTCGTTAGGCTTGGTGAGGACAGAGTTTCCACACACTGTTTATCTTGTCGCAGGGACTCAG GCTGAGAAAGCTTCATGGAATTCCATTGGAATATTTAAGATATCTAATGTGTCTGGAAAGAGACGTGAACTATTGCCCAATAAACCAGAGACTGATGATGCTGACATGGACAGTGATAGCAGTGACAGTGATGAGGACAGTGAAGATGAGGAGGATGGTGGATCTAAGGCACCAATTTTGCAG CTGCGTAAGGTAGCTCATGAAGGATGCATAAATCGTATACGTGCCATGCAGCAAAATCCTCATATATGTGCATCTTGGTCTGATAGTGGCCACGTTCAG ATTTGGGACTTCAGTTCGCATCTCAATACTTTAGCCGAATCAGAAGCTGAAGTTAGCCAGGGAGAATCTTCAGTTTTTAATCAGGCTCCACTAATGAAGTTCAAGCACAAGGATGAAGGTTATGCTATAGACTGGAGTCCACTTGTTCCTGGAAGGCTTCTGTCTG GGGACTGtaaaaattttattcatttgtgGGAGCCTTCGTCTGGCACTTCATGGAACGTCGATGCTGCTCCATTTGTTGGACATTCTGCAAGCGTTGAAGATCTGCAG TGGAGTCCTACAGAACCTCATGTATTTGCCTCCTCTTCTGTGGATGGGAATATTGCAATATGGGATGTCCGTTCAGGGAAGTCTCCTGCCGCCTATTTTAAGGCACACAATGCAGATGTGAATGTTATTTCTTGGAACAG GCTTGCTAGCTGCATGTTGGCATCAGGCTGTGATGATGGAACGTTTTCTATTCGTGATCTCCGATTGCTTAAG GAAGGTGATTCTGTAGTAGCGCATTTTGAATACCATAAACATCCCATCACGTCCATAGAATGGAGTCCACATGAAGCCTCCACACTGGCAGTGTCATCTTCCGACAACCAATTGAC AATATGGGACCTCTCTTTAGAAAaggatgaggaagaagaagctgaGTTCAAAGCAAAAACCAAAGAACAAGTAAATGCACCTGAAGATTTACCTCCACAACTTCTATTTGTTCATCAG GGGCAAAAGGACTTGAAGGAATTACATTGGCATGCTCAGATTCCAGGGATGGTTGTGTCTACTGCTGCAGATGGTTTCAATATCCTCATGCCTTCAAACATTCAAACTACTCTTCCTTCTGATGTTGCTGCTTGA
- the LOC111792929 gene encoding PRA1 family protein F2-like yields the protein MATYGTIPTEPVPLSNLHSTSRARERIASCLGTQRPWMEMIQLQDLTFPASSKQLINRIKNNAEFFWTNYILIILFILFLSLLWQPISFMVFIISLLAWLYLYFLHDEPFVIRGRAVDDRLVMVVLTLITVALLFFTHATKNIIISMSIGVVVVFVHGALKGSEDIFSLDEEGLSECAGGRGVIKMPLKHAASASFSLS from the coding sequence ATGGCAACGTATGGAACAATCCCGACGGAGCCAGTCCCTTTATCGAACCTGCATTCCACTTCTCGTGCAAGAGAGCGCATTGCGTCGTGCCTCGGCACGCAAAGGCCATGGATGGAGATGATCCAGCTTCAAGACCTGACCTTCCCCGCATCCTCTAAGCAGCTAATCAACAGAATTAAGAACAATGCAGAGTTCTTCTGGACCAATTACATTCTCATCATATTATTCATCCTCTTTCTAAGTTTGCTATGGCAACCCATTTCATTTATGGTCTTCATCATCTCATTGTTGGCTTGGCTGTACTTATATTTCTTACATGATGAACCCTTTGTGATTCGAGGCAGGGCGGTCGACGATCGATTGGTGATGGTGGTCTTAACTTTAATCACCGTTGCATTGCTTTTCTTTACACATGCAactaaaaacattataatttctATGTCCATTGGGGTGGTGGTGGTGTTTGTGCATGGAGCATTGAAAGGAAGTGAGGATATTTTCTCTTTGGATGAAGAAGGTTTATCAGAATGTGCAGGTGGAAGAGGTGTCATCAAGATGCCTCTCAAGCACGCTGCCTCCGCTTCTTTCTCCCTATcatag